From the Gouania willdenowi chromosome 19, fGouWil2.1, whole genome shotgun sequence genome, one window contains:
- the adam9b gene encoding disintegrin and metalloproteinase domain-containing protein 9 isoform X1 translates to MKRNYIIFLLLFPSLYCGINSTDIFNGFPKLSKYSVVHPQVTVRRSRSINTPPHSEHMLEDEVSYVLQINKRKHILHLKKNRDFLHPKFVQYSHDVSGSYISSYPDQRVYCYYHGEVEGYENSLVALSTCSGLRGVIYLGNETFALEPVPQSPTNDHILYLLRDVQSEPGTCGVISGDGSMPRYENFDPAQSLTSLLRKRRNLPQTSYVELVLVVDNLRYNFKKQNATAVTDEMVEMANLLDGYYKPLNIRIVLVGLEIFTSDNPFSVEGSAGDVLGRFVKWRKSTLLRKIKHDIGQLIVGRPTSYDGNVLGMAFVGSVCSATTSGGINVFGETNLVLASRVVAHEMGHNLGMKHDDNRCSCDGKSCIMGSAGGSAEFSTCSAGDFERLIIGGGGDCLKNQPSPIDVVGTAECGNGRLDEGEQCDCGKPEECKNKCCDAATCKLASGSACADGDCCGNCQIKVAGTVCRKSVNTCDLSEYCNGKSEFCPDDFYIMDGLPCQNNAAYCFEGRCQTYDYQCRHLFAPDPATKAADICFSHANTLGNTFGNCGKVSEQEYIKCSLTDAMCGKVQCTNVDTNFPPLGAQVSIQMVDGETCVNADFNLGPDVLDPAYVNTGSPCGEGKACLDFHCVNASALLPNLACDAKTTCNGRGVCNDQGNCHCNNGWAPPGCSTAGRGGSVNSGPATIDHSLRNGLLIFFLLVVPVVVAVVMVMLYLFRRDSLDPCLKGGRKSQNSPSRNVQTTQPPVQTSSHNPENPPATTSAPISGFRYGELDYWNTEVSEVPSRSPAAPAQGPGVPRPIPHKHLDV, encoded by the exons ATGAAGCgaaattatattattttcctcCTTCTCTTTCCGTCTTTGTACTGTGGGATCAACAGCACAG ATATTTTCAATGGGTTCCCCAAACTTTCCAAGTACTCCGTTGTTCATCCTCAGGTTACTGTCAGAAGGTCGAGGAGCATCAACACACCTCCACATTCAGAACAC ATGCTTGAAGATGAGGTTTCATATGTgctccaaataaacaaaagaaagcaCATCCTTCATCTAAAAAAGAACAG AGACTTTTTGCATCCGAAATTTGTTCAATACTCACACGATGTTTCAGGAAGTTACATTTCATCTTATCCAGATCAACGT gtttACTGCTATTACCACGGGGAGGTGGAAGGATATGAGAATTCATTAGTGGCACTTAGCACATGCTCAGGACTCAG AGGTGTCATATACCTTGGAAATGAAACATTTGCACTTGAGCCTGTGCCACAGTCTCCCACCAATGATCACATTCTGTACCTGCTGAGGGATGTTCAGTCTGAGCCCGGTACATGTGGGGTCATCAGCGGAGATGGATCGATGCCCAGATACGAGAACTTTGACCCTGCACAGTCACTGACGTCCTTGCTGAGG aAGAGGCGTAATCTGCCACAAACTAGTTACGTAGAGTTGGTTCTGGTTGTTGACAACCTCAGG TACAATTTTAAGAAGCAGAATGCCACGGCTGTGACAGACGAGATGGTGGAAATGGCAAATCTTTTGGATGGG TACTACAAGCCCCTGAACATCCGCATTGTCCTTGTGGGCCTGGAGATTTTTACCAGTGATAATCCTTTTAGTGTGGAGGGCTCTGCAGGGGACGTGTTGGGGCGTTTTGTCAAGTGGAGGAAGTCGACTTTGCTACGAAAAATTAAACATGACATCGGTCAACTTATTGT TGGTCGGCCCACGTCATATGATGGAAACGTGTTGGGCATGGCGTTTGTGGGTTCAGTCTGCTCTGCAACGACGTCGGGAGGAATCAACGTG TTTGGTGAAACCAACTTGGTGTTGGCCTCTAGAGTGGTGGCTCATGAAATGGGTCATAACCTGGGAATGAAACACGATGACAATCGCTGCTCATGTGATGGAAAAAGCTGCATCATGGGCAGTGCTGG TGGTTCTGCTGAATTCAGCACCTGCAGCGCAGGTGACTTTGAGAGGCTGATTATTGGAGGAGGGGGCGACTGTCTGAAAAATCAACCGTCTCCAATAGATGTGGTCGGCACCGCCGAATGTGGCAATGGTCGCCTGGATGAAGGGGAGCAGTGTGACTGTGGCAAACCGGAG GAGTGCAAGAATAAATGCTGTGATGCGGCTACGTGTAAATTAGCATCTGGATCTGCTTGCGCTGATGGAGACTGTTGTGGCAACTGTCAG atCAAAGTTGCAGGGACGGTCTGTAGAAAGTCTGTCAACACTTGTGATCTCTCAGAGTACTGTAACGGCAAGAGTGAGTTTTGTCCTGATGACTTTTACATTATGGATGGCCTCCCGTGTCAGAACAATGCAGCGTACTGCTTCGAGGGCCGCTGCCAAACATATGATTACCAGTGCAGGCATCTTTTTGCACCAG aCCCTGCAACAAAGGCTGCAGATATTTGTTTCAGTCATGCAAATACTTTAGGGAATACATTTGGAAACTGTGGAAAAGTCAGCGAACAGGAGTACATCAAATGTTCTCTTAC AGATGCCATGTGTGGAAAGGTGCAGTGCACTAACGTGGACACCAACTTCCCCCCACTTGGCGCACAAGTCAGCATCCAGATGGTTGATGGTGAAACTTGTGTTAATGCAGACTTTAATCTGGGCCCAGATGTTCTGGACCCTGCGTACGTCAACACTGGCAGCCCCTGTGGTGAAGGAAAG GCCTGCCTGGATTTTCACTGTGTGAACGCTTCGGCTCTTTTGCCCAACCTGGCGTGTGATGCCAAGACCACCTGCAACGGCCGAGGG GTATGTAATGATCAGGGAAACTGCCATTGTAACAATGGATGGGCGCCACCGGGCTGTTCCACCGCAGGGCGAGGTGGAAGCGTGAACAGTGGTCCTGCTACTATTG ACCACTCTTTGAGGAATGGCCTCTTGATCTTCTTCCTGTTGGTGGTCCCGGTTGTGGTCGCTGTCGTCATGGTGATGCTCTACCTCTTTAGGAGAGATTCTTTGGACCCTTGCTTGAAAGGAGGCAGGAA ATCACAGAATTCTCCGAGTAGAAATGTTCAAACAACCCAGCCTCCAGTACAGACGTCTTCTCataat CCTGAGAATCCACCAGCAACGACCTCAGCTCCAATTTCTGG TTTCAGGTATGGAGAACTGGACTATTGGAACACGGAGGTGAGCGAGGTCCCTTCAAGATCTCCAGCAGCTCCTGCACAGGGCCCTGGGGTCCCCAGACCCATCCCACATAAGCATCTAGATGTGTAA
- the adam9b gene encoding disintegrin and metalloproteinase domain-containing protein 9 isoform X2: MKRNYIIFLLLFPSLYCGINSTDIFNGFPKLSKYSVVHPQVTVRRSRSINTPPHSEHMLEDEVSYVLQINKRKHILHLKKNRDFLHPKFVQYSHDVSGSYISSYPDQRVYCYYHGEVEGYENSLVALSTCSGLRGVIYLGNETFALEPVPQSPTNDHILYLLRDVQSEPGTCGVISGDGSMPRYENFDPAQSLTSLLRKRRNLPQTSYVELVLVVDNLRYNFKKQNATAVTDEMVEMANLLDGYYKPLNIRIVLVGLEIFTSDNPFSVEGSAGDVLGRFVKWRKSTLLRKIKHDIGQLIVGRPTSYDGNVLGMAFVGSVCSATTSGGINVFGETNLVLASRVVAHEMGHNLGMKHDDNRCSCDGKSCIMGSAGGSAEFSTCSAGDFERLIIGGGGDCLKNQPSPIDVVGTAECGNGRLDEGEQCDCGKPEECKNKCCDAATCKLASGSACADGDCCGNCQIKVAGTVCRKSVNTCDLSEYCNGKSEFCPDDFYIMDGLPCQNNAAYCFEGRCQTYDYQCRHLFAPDPATKAADICFSHANTLGNTFGNCGKVSEQEYIKCSLTDAMCGKVQCTNVDTNFPPLGAQVSIQMVDGETCVNADFNLGPDVLDPAYVNTGSPCGEGKACLDFHCVNASALLPNLACDAKTTCNGRGVCNDQGNCHCNNGWAPPGCSTAGRGGSVNSGPATIDHSLRNGLLIFFLLVVPVVVAVVMVMLYLFRRDSLDPCLKGGRKSQNSPSRNVQTTQPPVQTSSHNPENPPATTSAPISGYGELDYWNTEVSEVPSRSPAAPAQGPGVPRPIPHKHLDV; this comes from the exons ATGAAGCgaaattatattattttcctcCTTCTCTTTCCGTCTTTGTACTGTGGGATCAACAGCACAG ATATTTTCAATGGGTTCCCCAAACTTTCCAAGTACTCCGTTGTTCATCCTCAGGTTACTGTCAGAAGGTCGAGGAGCATCAACACACCTCCACATTCAGAACAC ATGCTTGAAGATGAGGTTTCATATGTgctccaaataaacaaaagaaagcaCATCCTTCATCTAAAAAAGAACAG AGACTTTTTGCATCCGAAATTTGTTCAATACTCACACGATGTTTCAGGAAGTTACATTTCATCTTATCCAGATCAACGT gtttACTGCTATTACCACGGGGAGGTGGAAGGATATGAGAATTCATTAGTGGCACTTAGCACATGCTCAGGACTCAG AGGTGTCATATACCTTGGAAATGAAACATTTGCACTTGAGCCTGTGCCACAGTCTCCCACCAATGATCACATTCTGTACCTGCTGAGGGATGTTCAGTCTGAGCCCGGTACATGTGGGGTCATCAGCGGAGATGGATCGATGCCCAGATACGAGAACTTTGACCCTGCACAGTCACTGACGTCCTTGCTGAGG aAGAGGCGTAATCTGCCACAAACTAGTTACGTAGAGTTGGTTCTGGTTGTTGACAACCTCAGG TACAATTTTAAGAAGCAGAATGCCACGGCTGTGACAGACGAGATGGTGGAAATGGCAAATCTTTTGGATGGG TACTACAAGCCCCTGAACATCCGCATTGTCCTTGTGGGCCTGGAGATTTTTACCAGTGATAATCCTTTTAGTGTGGAGGGCTCTGCAGGGGACGTGTTGGGGCGTTTTGTCAAGTGGAGGAAGTCGACTTTGCTACGAAAAATTAAACATGACATCGGTCAACTTATTGT TGGTCGGCCCACGTCATATGATGGAAACGTGTTGGGCATGGCGTTTGTGGGTTCAGTCTGCTCTGCAACGACGTCGGGAGGAATCAACGTG TTTGGTGAAACCAACTTGGTGTTGGCCTCTAGAGTGGTGGCTCATGAAATGGGTCATAACCTGGGAATGAAACACGATGACAATCGCTGCTCATGTGATGGAAAAAGCTGCATCATGGGCAGTGCTGG TGGTTCTGCTGAATTCAGCACCTGCAGCGCAGGTGACTTTGAGAGGCTGATTATTGGAGGAGGGGGCGACTGTCTGAAAAATCAACCGTCTCCAATAGATGTGGTCGGCACCGCCGAATGTGGCAATGGTCGCCTGGATGAAGGGGAGCAGTGTGACTGTGGCAAACCGGAG GAGTGCAAGAATAAATGCTGTGATGCGGCTACGTGTAAATTAGCATCTGGATCTGCTTGCGCTGATGGAGACTGTTGTGGCAACTGTCAG atCAAAGTTGCAGGGACGGTCTGTAGAAAGTCTGTCAACACTTGTGATCTCTCAGAGTACTGTAACGGCAAGAGTGAGTTTTGTCCTGATGACTTTTACATTATGGATGGCCTCCCGTGTCAGAACAATGCAGCGTACTGCTTCGAGGGCCGCTGCCAAACATATGATTACCAGTGCAGGCATCTTTTTGCACCAG aCCCTGCAACAAAGGCTGCAGATATTTGTTTCAGTCATGCAAATACTTTAGGGAATACATTTGGAAACTGTGGAAAAGTCAGCGAACAGGAGTACATCAAATGTTCTCTTAC AGATGCCATGTGTGGAAAGGTGCAGTGCACTAACGTGGACACCAACTTCCCCCCACTTGGCGCACAAGTCAGCATCCAGATGGTTGATGGTGAAACTTGTGTTAATGCAGACTTTAATCTGGGCCCAGATGTTCTGGACCCTGCGTACGTCAACACTGGCAGCCCCTGTGGTGAAGGAAAG GCCTGCCTGGATTTTCACTGTGTGAACGCTTCGGCTCTTTTGCCCAACCTGGCGTGTGATGCCAAGACCACCTGCAACGGCCGAGGG GTATGTAATGATCAGGGAAACTGCCATTGTAACAATGGATGGGCGCCACCGGGCTGTTCCACCGCAGGGCGAGGTGGAAGCGTGAACAGTGGTCCTGCTACTATTG ACCACTCTTTGAGGAATGGCCTCTTGATCTTCTTCCTGTTGGTGGTCCCGGTTGTGGTCGCTGTCGTCATGGTGATGCTCTACCTCTTTAGGAGAGATTCTTTGGACCCTTGCTTGAAAGGAGGCAGGAA ATCACAGAATTCTCCGAGTAGAAATGTTCAAACAACCCAGCCTCCAGTACAGACGTCTTCTCataat CCTGAGAATCCACCAGCAACGACCTCAGCTCCAATTTCTGG GTATGGAGAACTGGACTATTGGAACACGGAGGTGAGCGAGGTCCCTTCAAGATCTCCAGCAGCTCCTGCACAGGGCCCTGGGGTCCCCAGACCCATCCCACATAAGCATCTAGATGTGTAA